Proteins encoded in a region of the Streptomyces violaceoruber genome:
- a CDS encoding glycerophosphodiester phosphodiesterase: protein MHVRAVAVTTTALLGVALTAPLSHARADEAGDDGPTVVAHRGASGYAPENTLAAVDRAAELGIRWVENDVQRTRDGELVVLHDESLARTTDVEEVFPDRSPWKVKDFTAAEIARLDAGSWFGSEYAGARVPTLEQYVHRVEHNHQKLLLELKSPGLYPGIEQQALKVLANEGWLDRRHVAGRLVVQSFDADSIRTVHDLKPAVKTGFLGTPAVSELPAYAEFADQINPSYGSLSMSYVSAVHAFTGPHGRPLEVLTWTVNDADTARRVAGYDVDGIITNKPDVVRDAVD from the coding sequence ATGCACGTGCGCGCAGTAGCCGTCACGACCACCGCCCTTCTTGGAGTCGCCCTCACGGCTCCGCTCTCGCACGCGCGGGCGGACGAGGCGGGGGACGACGGGCCCACGGTCGTGGCCCACCGGGGTGCTTCCGGGTACGCGCCGGAGAACACGCTGGCCGCCGTCGACCGGGCGGCCGAGCTGGGCATCCGCTGGGTGGAGAACGACGTCCAGCGCACCCGGGACGGCGAACTGGTCGTCCTCCACGACGAGAGCCTGGCCCGGACGACCGACGTGGAGGAGGTCTTCCCCGACCGCTCTCCCTGGAAGGTGAAGGACTTCACCGCCGCCGAGATCGCGCGGCTGGACGCGGGGAGCTGGTTCGGGTCCGAGTACGCGGGCGCGCGCGTGCCGACGCTGGAGCAGTACGTGCACCGCGTGGAGCACAACCACCAGAAGCTGCTCCTGGAGCTGAAGAGCCCGGGGCTGTACCCGGGCATCGAACAGCAGGCCCTCAAGGTCCTCGCCAACGAGGGCTGGCTCGACCGGCGGCACGTGGCGGGACGGCTGGTCGTGCAGAGCTTCGACGCCGACAGCATCCGGACGGTCCACGACCTCAAGCCCGCCGTCAAGACCGGGTTCCTCGGCACCCCGGCCGTGTCCGAGCTGCCGGCGTACGCGGAGTTCGCCGACCAGATCAACCCGTCGTACGGCTCCCTCTCCATGAGCTACGTGTCCGCGGTCCACGCGTTCACCGGACCGCACGGCAGGCCGCTCGAGGTCCTCACCTGGACGGTGAACGACGCGGACACCGCGCGCCGGGTCGCCGGGTACGACGTCGACGGCATCATCACCAACAAGCCCGACGTGGTGCGGGACGCCGTGGACTGA
- a CDS encoding MHYT domain-containing protein yields the protein MHSTVQGFGYGLVTPLVAYLMACLGGALGLRCTARAVLVSRSWRPGWLALGSAAIGSGIWTMHFVAMMGFTIEHTPIRYDWLMTFASLAVAIVMVGVGIFIVGYRGARGTALFTGGTITGLGIASMHYLGMAGMHLDGQLTYNTFTVAVSVVIAMVAATAALWAAGQVRGFLWSVGAALIMGLAVTGMHYTGMAAVEVHLSGTAEPSVGGSPAELLAPMLIGPLAFLLLAGVVVMFDPLMVMGRPARVPAERKPGIPAHTEVPRTIRHPAHHRPRRTRHPLGHRRSRTPQNR from the coding sequence ATGCACAGCACCGTCCAAGGATTCGGCTACGGACTCGTCACACCGCTGGTGGCCTACCTCATGGCCTGTCTCGGCGGCGCCCTCGGTCTGCGCTGCACCGCCAGGGCCGTGCTGGTCAGCCGTTCCTGGCGCCCCGGCTGGCTCGCCCTCGGCTCGGCGGCGATCGGCTCCGGCATCTGGACCATGCACTTCGTCGCGATGATGGGCTTCACGATCGAGCACACCCCGATCCGCTACGACTGGCTGATGACCTTCGCCAGCCTGGCCGTCGCGATCGTCATGGTGGGCGTCGGGATCTTCATCGTCGGCTACCGGGGCGCGCGCGGGACCGCCCTGTTCACCGGCGGCACCATCACCGGCCTGGGCATCGCCTCGATGCACTACCTGGGAATGGCCGGTATGCACCTGGACGGACAGCTGACGTACAACACGTTCACCGTCGCCGTGTCCGTCGTCATAGCCATGGTCGCCGCCACCGCCGCCCTGTGGGCGGCCGGACAGGTCCGGGGCTTCCTGTGGAGTGTGGGCGCGGCCCTGATCATGGGGCTGGCCGTCACCGGCATGCACTACACGGGCATGGCCGCGGTCGAGGTCCACCTCAGCGGCACCGCCGAGCCCTCCGTCGGCGGATCGCCCGCCGAACTGCTGGCCCCCATGCTGATCGGCCCCCTCGCCTTCCTCCTCCTCGCCGGCGTCGTCGTCATGTTCGACCCGCTGATGGTGATGGGCAGGCCCGCCCGGGTCCCCGCCGAGCGGAAGCCGGGCATCCCCGCCCACACCGAGGTCCCGCGCACGATCCGCCATCCGGCACACCACCGCCCGCGCCGCACCCGCCACCCCCTCGGCCACCGGCGCTCCCGCACCCCGCAGAACCGCTGA
- the uvrB gene encoding excinuclease ABC subunit UvrB gives MRPVSQIERTVAPFEVVSPYQPSGDQPTAIAELARRVQAGEKDVVLLGATGTGKSATTAWMIEKLQRPTLVMAPNKTLAAQLANEFRELLPNNAVEYFVSYYDYYQPEAYVPQSDTYIEKDSSINEEVERLRHSATNSLLTRRDVIVVASVSCIYGLGTPQEYVDRMVPLRVGEEHDRDELLRRFVDIQYTRNDMAFARGTFRVRGDTIEIFPVYEELAVRIEMFGDEIEALSTLHPVTGEIISDDQQLYVFPASHYVAGPERLERAVNDIEKELAERLTELEKQGKLLEAQRLRMRTTYDIEMLRQIGSCSGVENYSMHFDGRSPGSPPNTLLDYFPDDFLLVIDESHVTVPQIGAMYEGDASRKRTLVDHGFRLPSALDNRPLKWEEFQERIGQTVYLSATPGAYELSRSDGAVEQIIRPTGLVDPEVVVKPTEGQIDDLVHEIRRRTEKDERVLVTTLTKKMAEDLTDYFVELGIQVRYLHSDVDTLRRVELLRELRAGEYDVLVGINLLREGLDLPEVSLVAILDADKEGFLRSGTSLIQTIGRAARNVSGQVHMYADKITPAMEKAIDETNRRREKQVAFNKANGVDPQPLRKKINDIVAQIAREDVDTEQLLGSGYRQTKEGKGAKAPVPALGGQKTGGAKAARGRAKETAVTDRPAAELAEQIEDLTTRMRAAAADLQFEIAARLRDEVSEMKKELRQMREAGLA, from the coding sequence ATGCGGCCCGTTTCCCAGATCGAACGCACGGTGGCGCCCTTCGAGGTCGTCAGCCCCTACCAGCCGAGCGGTGACCAGCCGACGGCCATCGCCGAGCTGGCCCGGCGCGTCCAGGCAGGCGAGAAGGACGTCGTCCTGCTCGGCGCGACCGGCACCGGCAAGTCCGCCACCACCGCGTGGATGATCGAAAAGCTCCAGCGCCCCACCCTGGTGATGGCGCCGAACAAGACCCTGGCCGCCCAGCTGGCCAACGAGTTCCGCGAGCTGCTGCCGAACAACGCCGTCGAGTACTTCGTCTCGTACTACGACTACTACCAGCCCGAGGCCTACGTCCCCCAGTCGGACACCTACATCGAGAAGGACTCCTCGATCAACGAGGAGGTGGAGCGCCTGCGCCACTCCGCCACCAACTCGCTGCTCACCCGCCGTGACGTCATCGTGGTCGCCTCCGTGTCCTGCATCTACGGCCTCGGCACCCCGCAGGAGTACGTGGACCGCATGGTCCCGCTGCGGGTCGGCGAGGAGCACGACCGGGACGAGCTGCTGCGCCGCTTCGTCGACATCCAGTACACGCGCAACGACATGGCCTTCGCGCGCGGCACCTTCCGGGTGCGCGGCGACACCATCGAGATCTTCCCGGTCTACGAGGAGCTGGCCGTCCGCATCGAGATGTTCGGCGACGAGATCGAGGCCCTGTCCACCCTCCACCCGGTCACCGGCGAGATCATCAGCGACGACCAGCAGCTGTACGTCTTCCCGGCCTCCCACTACGTCGCCGGTCCCGAGCGCCTGGAGCGTGCGGTCAACGACATCGAGAAGGAGCTGGCCGAGCGCCTGACCGAGCTGGAGAAGCAGGGCAAGCTCCTGGAGGCCCAGCGGCTGCGGATGCGCACCACGTACGACATCGAGATGCTCCGCCAGATCGGCTCCTGCTCCGGCGTGGAGAACTACTCGATGCACTTCGACGGCCGCTCACCCGGCTCCCCGCCGAACACACTGCTCGACTACTTCCCGGACGACTTCCTGCTCGTCATCGACGAGTCGCACGTCACCGTGCCGCAGATCGGCGCCATGTACGAGGGCGACGCCTCCCGCAAGCGGACCCTGGTCGACCATGGCTTCCGGCTGCCCTCCGCCCTGGACAACCGCCCGCTGAAGTGGGAGGAGTTCCAGGAGCGCATCGGACAGACCGTCTACCTGTCGGCGACCCCGGGAGCCTACGAGCTCTCCCGTTCGGACGGCGCCGTCGAGCAGATCATCCGCCCGACCGGCCTGGTCGACCCGGAGGTCGTCGTCAAGCCCACCGAGGGCCAGATCGACGACCTGGTGCACGAGATCCGCCGGCGGACCGAGAAGGACGAACGCGTCCTGGTCACCACCCTCACCAAGAAGATGGCCGAGGATCTCACCGACTACTTCGTGGAGCTCGGGATCCAGGTCCGCTACCTGCACAGCGACGTGGACACGCTGCGCCGGGTCGAGCTGCTGCGCGAGCTGCGCGCGGGCGAGTACGACGTCCTGGTCGGCATCAACCTGCTGCGCGAGGGCCTCGACCTGCCCGAGGTGTCCCTGGTGGCGATCCTCGACGCCGACAAGGAGGGCTTCCTGCGCTCCGGCACCTCCCTCATCCAGACCATCGGCCGCGCGGCGCGCAACGTCTCCGGCCAGGTCCACATGTACGCGGACAAGATCACGCCGGCGATGGAGAAGGCCATCGACGAGACCAACCGCCGCCGCGAGAAGCAGGTCGCGTTCAACAAGGCGAACGGCGTCGATCCGCAGCCGCTCCGCAAGAAGATCAACGACATCGTGGCGCAGATCGCCCGCGAGGACGTCGACACCGAACAGCTCCTCGGCTCGGGCTACCGCCAGACGAAGGAGGGCAAGGGCGCCAAGGCTCCCGTGCCCGCGCTGGGCGGCCAGAAGACGGGCGGAGCCAAGGCGGCCAGAGGCAGGGCCAAGGAGACGGCGGTGACCGACCGTCCCGCGGCGGAGCTGGCCGAGCAGATCGAGGACCTCACCACCCGGATGCGGGCGGCCGCGGCCGACCTCCAGTTCGAGATCGCGGCCCGGCTGCGCGACGAGGTCTCCGAAATGAAGAAGGAACTGCGCCAGATGCGGGAGGCGGGCCTGGCCTGA
- a CDS encoding TerD family protein, with protein MTVNMTKGQAISLQKSDGGSLTSVRMGLGWQAAPRRGLFGSRTREIDLDASAVLFADKQPVDVVFFRHLVSDDGSVRHTGDNLVGGVGQGGDDEAILVDLQRVPVHIDQIVFTVNSFTGQTFQEVQNAFCRLVDETNGQELARYTLAGGGAFTAQIMAKVHRAGQGWSMTAIGTPANGRTFQDLMPAILPVL; from the coding sequence GTGACCGTCAACATGACCAAGGGTCAGGCCATCAGTCTGCAGAAGAGCGACGGCGGCAGCCTGACGTCGGTGCGGATGGGTCTCGGCTGGCAGGCGGCTCCCCGGCGCGGCCTGTTCGGTTCGCGCACCCGGGAGATCGACCTGGACGCCTCCGCGGTCCTCTTCGCGGACAAGCAGCCGGTCGACGTCGTCTTCTTCCGCCACCTGGTGAGCGACGACGGCTCGGTGCGCCACACCGGGGACAACCTCGTCGGCGGTGTCGGCCAGGGCGGCGACGACGAGGCGATCCTCGTCGACCTGCAGCGCGTTCCGGTCCACATCGACCAGATCGTCTTCACGGTGAACTCCTTCACCGGCCAGACCTTCCAGGAGGTGCAGAACGCCTTCTGCCGCCTGGTCGACGAGACCAACGGCCAGGAACTCGCCCGCTACACGCTGGCCGGCGGCGGGGCCTTCACGGCCCAGATCATGGCCAAGGTGCACCGCGCGGGCCAGGGCTGGTCGATGACCGCCATCGGCACGCCGGCCAACGGCCGCACCTTCCAGGACCTGATGCCGGCGATCCTGCCGGTCCTGTAG
- a CDS encoding TerD family protein: protein MTAELTRGQNHPLPRARLEIRVSAGTPVVAGATLGDENGTIHGVERVVHPGAPTLPGLEVSRQAAADHRLAVDLDAVPDAVHRVSVLLALPAGGQGPARFGAVAAPFVAVTDLDGDEVASYTITGLEAESAVVALELYRRQGAWKVRAVGQGYAGGLAELLADQKLSQAHQLAATIHEAVASGLARSIPAPPAAAPAHRPDHGTMPGAGPGGPVPPASPYDPQGPSAPGPQTPGVPGRPGGQQPYPSGPGEPATAGQPSAPAAGGPIDYSHPRRQSAAPPPPPPAAPASEPGRPARPVAGDATGWSMEERLYNQVWGMFEDLARTTAAYRSAVDFADSRMEKELDQVLSDPRSRIGGQGDAAREAARARHSQLVSQAREVLDRDVAQLVAEAEVVEPALPAAFARWDNPVWHAYRVPMEIPMALRLGDLHLPEADRIRIPMLIRLPLERGLWIDSGRSASLDGSFADSHEMRRLGLETAVSHAARLLAVYPAGEFTVHVIDPAGSGAQALAPLAQSGVLAAPPAQGAAGAADVLARLTQRVDLVQMALRGGAPDALPPGLDTSQQLLIVNDFPHGFDDRAVNQLRYLADEGPAVGVHLMMVADREESAGFGPLLDPLWRSLLRLTPVADDHLADPWVGHAWTYEPSLVPPGSQVLQQVLAQVAAARRSWDR, encoded by the coding sequence ATGACGGCCGAGCTGACGCGGGGACAGAACCACCCGCTTCCCCGGGCTCGTCTCGAGATCCGGGTCTCGGCCGGTACGCCGGTCGTGGCCGGGGCCACGCTCGGCGACGAGAACGGCACGATCCACGGCGTCGAACGGGTGGTCCACCCCGGTGCGCCCACCCTGCCGGGCCTGGAGGTCTCCCGGCAGGCCGCCGCCGACCACCGTCTCGCGGTGGACCTGGACGCCGTGCCGGACGCCGTGCACCGTGTCAGCGTGCTGCTCGCCCTGCCCGCCGGCGGGCAGGGCCCGGCCAGGTTCGGGGCCGTTGCCGCCCCCTTCGTCGCCGTCACGGACCTCGACGGCGACGAGGTTGCCAGCTACACCATCACCGGCCTGGAGGCCGAGTCCGCCGTCGTCGCCCTGGAGCTCTACCGGCGCCAGGGAGCGTGGAAGGTGCGCGCCGTCGGCCAGGGCTACGCGGGCGGCCTCGCCGAGCTGCTCGCCGACCAGAAGCTGTCCCAGGCCCACCAGCTCGCGGCGACCATTCACGAGGCGGTGGCGAGCGGACTGGCCCGTTCGATACCGGCCCCGCCGGCCGCCGCCCCGGCCCACCGGCCGGACCACGGCACCATGCCCGGGGCCGGCCCCGGTGGTCCCGTCCCGCCGGCGTCCCCGTACGACCCCCAGGGGCCTTCCGCCCCCGGCCCACAGACGCCCGGGGTGCCGGGACGACCCGGGGGACAGCAGCCGTACCCGAGCGGGCCGGGGGAGCCCGCCACCGCCGGCCAGCCGTCCGCTCCCGCCGCAGGTGGCCCGATCGACTACAGCCACCCGCGCCGGCAGAGCGCGGCGCCGCCCCCGCCGCCGCCTGCCGCACCCGCGTCGGAACCGGGTCGCCCGGCCCGGCCCGTCGCCGGTGACGCCACGGGCTGGTCCATGGAGGAGCGGCTCTACAACCAGGTGTGGGGCATGTTCGAGGACCTGGCCCGCACCACGGCCGCCTACCGCAGCGCCGTCGACTTCGCCGACTCCCGTATGGAGAAGGAGCTCGACCAGGTCCTGTCCGACCCCCGCAGCCGGATCGGCGGACAGGGCGACGCGGCCCGGGAAGCGGCGCGCGCCCGGCACAGCCAGCTGGTGTCCCAGGCCCGGGAGGTCCTGGACCGGGACGTCGCCCAGCTCGTCGCCGAGGCCGAGGTCGTCGAACCCGCGCTGCCGGCGGCCTTCGCGCGGTGGGACAACCCCGTCTGGCACGCCTACCGCGTCCCCATGGAGATCCCCATGGCCCTGCGGCTGGGCGATCTCCATCTGCCGGAGGCCGACCGCATCCGCATCCCGATGCTGATCCGGCTGCCGCTCGAGCGCGGCCTGTGGATCGACAGCGGGCGCTCCGCCTCGCTCGACGGGTCGTTCGCCGACTCGCACGAGATGCGGCGCCTGGGCCTGGAGACGGCCGTCTCCCACGCGGCCCGGCTGCTCGCCGTCTACCCGGCGGGCGAGTTCACCGTGCACGTCATCGATCCGGCCGGGTCCGGGGCGCAGGCACTGGCGCCGCTGGCGCAGAGCGGGGTGCTCGCCGCGCCGCCCGCCCAGGGTGCCGCCGGGGCGGCGGACGTACTGGCCCGTCTCACCCAGCGCGTCGACCTGGTGCAGATGGCGTTGCGCGGAGGTGCGCCCGACGCGCTCCCGCCCGGCCTCGACACCTCGCAGCAGCTGCTGATCGTCAACGACTTCCCGCACGGCTTCGACGACCGCGCCGTCAACCAACTGCGCTACCTCGCCGACGAGGGGCCGGCCGTCGGCGTCCACCTGATGATGGTCGCCGACCGCGAGGAGTCCGCCGGGTTCGGACCGCTGCTCGACCCGTTGTGGCGCTCGCTGCTGCGGCTGACCCCGGTGGCCGACGACCACCTCGCCGACCCGTGGGTCGGACATGCCTGGACGTACGAGCCGTCGCTCGTGCCGCCCGGCAGCCAGGTGCTCCAGCAGGTGCTCGCCCAGGTCGCCGCCGCCCGCCGGTCATGGGATCGGTGA
- a CDS encoding TerC family protein — MEVSVTLWVLTIVGLAALIAVDFFIGRKPHDVSIKEAGIWTGVWIALAGLFGLGLLLFSGGEPAGEFFAGFITEKSLSVDNLFVFVLIMAKFAVPSQYQQRVLLIGVLIALVLRAVFIAAGAAILASFAWVFYIFGAFLIYTALKLIQEARADQEDEEFEENKLLKAAERRFGVADRYHGTKLWIEENGKRIMTPMLVVMLAIGTTDVLFALDSIPAIFGLTQDPYIVFTANAFALMGLRQLYFLIGGLLRKLVHLSYGLSVILGFIGVKLVLHALHESGVHVPEISIPVSLGVICSVLIVTTITSLRASKKQAAAEAAAAGGDDTRKDSVEA, encoded by the coding sequence GTGGAAGTTTCGGTGACCCTGTGGGTCCTGACCATCGTGGGCCTTGCCGCCCTCATCGCGGTCGATTTCTTCATCGGCCGCAAACCGCACGACGTATCGATCAAGGAAGCCGGTATCTGGACCGGCGTCTGGATCGCCCTGGCGGGCCTCTTCGGGCTCGGCCTGCTCCTCTTCAGTGGCGGTGAGCCCGCCGGCGAGTTCTTCGCGGGCTTCATCACCGAGAAGTCACTGAGCGTGGACAACCTCTTCGTCTTCGTCCTGATCATGGCGAAGTTCGCAGTGCCCTCCCAGTACCAGCAGCGGGTTCTGCTCATCGGCGTGCTCATAGCCCTGGTGCTGAGGGCCGTCTTCATCGCCGCGGGTGCGGCGATCCTCGCCAGCTTCGCCTGGGTCTTCTACATCTTCGGTGCCTTCCTCATCTACACCGCCTTGAAGCTCATCCAGGAGGCCCGGGCCGACCAGGAGGACGAGGAGTTCGAGGAGAACAAGCTCCTCAAGGCCGCCGAGCGTCGCTTCGGTGTCGCCGACCGGTACCACGGCACCAAGCTGTGGATCGAGGAGAACGGCAAGCGGATCATGACCCCGATGCTGGTCGTGATGCTCGCGATCGGCACCACCGACGTGCTCTTCGCGCTCGACTCCATCCCGGCGATCTTCGGTCTGACGCAGGACCCGTACATCGTGTTCACGGCCAACGCGTTCGCGCTGATGGGTCTGCGACAGCTGTACTTCCTCATCGGCGGTCTGCTGAGGAAGCTGGTCCACCTGTCCTACGGCCTGTCCGTGATCCTGGGCTTCATCGGCGTCAAGCTGGTGCTGCACGCCCTGCACGAGTCCGGCGTCCACGTCCCCGAGATCAGCATTCCGGTCTCGCTCGGCGTGATCTGCTCCGTCCTGATCGTCACCACGATCACCAGCCTCCGCGCCTCGAAGAAGCAGGCCGCGGCGGAAGCGGCGGCCGCCGGGGGCGACGACACCCGCAAGGACAGCGTCGAGGCCTGA